One part of the Epinephelus fuscoguttatus linkage group LG12, E.fuscoguttatus.final_Chr_v1 genome encodes these proteins:
- the LOC125898541 gene encoding chromatin complexes subunit BAP18-like — protein sequence MTSASAKVGEIFSAAGTAFTKLGELTMQLHPVSDSSPAGAKWTETEIEMLRLAVRRFGDDLNNISTVIKERTVAQIKSTVKRKLYEDSRVPISSESPKKTVKKTAAAMTPAPTPAAPAMIAVPTSQVVVATGMQSSPSLAPPIKKQKTADVTLSALNDSDVNSDLVDIEGLGDSSSNKKLNFDQESLNLDSSLIMNSSDLPLLSR from the exons ATGACGTCAGCTTCCGCAAAG gtGGGCGAGATTTTCTCAGCAGCGGGCACCGCCTTCACGAAGCTGGGAGAGTTGACCATGCAGCTGCACCCGGTGTCTGACTCCAGTCCTGCAGG GGCCAAATGGACGGAGACGGAGATCGAGATGCTGCGTCTGGCGGTGCGTCGGTTTGGAGACGACCTCAACAACATCAGCACCGTGATCAAAGAGcgcactgt AGCGCAGATAAAGAGCACCGTCAAGAGGAAGTTGTACGAGGACAGCAGAGTCCCCATTTCCTCCGAGTCCCCGAAGAAGACCGTCAAGAAAACAGCCGCCGCCATGACGCCGGCTCCGACACCCGCTGCTCCCGCCATGATCGCCGTGCCGACCTCGCAGGTTGTCGTGGCGACAGGAATGCAGAGTAGCCCCTCTCTGGCCCCGCCCATCAAGAAACAGAAGACGGCAG ACGTGACTCTCAGCGCTCTGAACGACTCGGACGTGAACAGTGACCTGGTCGACATCGAAGGACTCGGTGACAGCTCGTCCAACAAGAAACTCAACTTCGACCAAG AGAGCCTGAACCTGGACTCCAGCCTCATCATGAACTCCAGTGACCTCCCCCTCCTGTCccgctga
- the rnasekb gene encoding ribonuclease kappa-B, giving the protein MPSLLFCGPKMAACGIVISIWGVIMLAMLGIFFSAKSAVLIEDVPFTEEDIRNDKNPPQNIYSLYNQVGINCFIAAAIYVAVGAVSLCQVRLNKRQEYMVT; this is encoded by the exons ATGCCGTCGCTTCTGTTCTGCGGGCCGAAGATGGCCGCGTGCGGGATAGTGATCAGCATCTGGGGGGTCATCATGCTG GCCATGCTGGGAATCTTCTTCAGTGCGAAGTCGGCCGTGCTGATCGAGGACGTCCCGTTCACTGAGGAGGACATCCGTAACGA TAAAAATCCTCCTCAGAACATCTACAGTCTGTACAACCAGGTCGGCATCAACTGCTTCATCGCCGCCGCCATCTACGTGGCGGTGGGCGCCGTCTCGCTCTGCCAGGTCCGACTCAACAAGCGTCAGGAGTACATGGTGACATAA
- the LOC125898914 gene encoding uncharacterized protein LOC125898914 produces the protein MSHIWEEEWKKDLRSILMDLRDEQFDTTLELLSKIPQSRKTGEFKSREKMPQIICEHYSLLDSIAAISDIIQQIPRNDEPVQSRLRPHVEKMRKEREKEDQGQKRKREERDDVPTDVAPLQSKILNQQRSSQPNMDRNTPSQKISICDVKSTGILETQFIAVKVVQKSGLRTYRTKAKEKKCLFYLGVADETGSIKMTAYGKDHDKKLKEGSSYLFRKLIQDESGPKVTTFSIVSQTRSVDVPEQLEMEAQKLIYPESAVYSIKEAKSAADRTEVTVEGTVTDIHPVEKVNVKHKQEKTKKQTFQLEDETDSIRLCMWGDATEQCKGLSPGDAIKVSNMKTKKYYDNISLDSTVYTRIDKVQSVGTHSAKIQVMGIIKATKKETHLEAEFNQQVHTLVVASRLLANAFGFDLKGDFKESLLNKMPLSADAEIQGQKITKITAVEEM, from the exons ATGTCGCATATTTGGGAGGAAGAGTGGAAGAAAGATCTGCGCTCCATCCTGATGGATCTGCGTGATGAGCAGTTTGATACGACGCTGGAACTTTTAAGTAAAATCCCCCAGTCTCGGAAGACTGGTGAGTTCAAGTCCAGAGAAAAGATGCCCCAGATAATCTGTGAGCACTACTCTCTACTGGACTCCATCGCTGCAATCAGTGATATAATCCAGCAAATACCGAGGAATGATGAGCCTGTCCAGAGCCGGCTGCGCCCCCATGTGGAGAAAATGAGGAAGGAGCGTGAGAAGGAGGACCAGG ggCAGAAGAGGAAACGTGAGGAGAGGGATGACGTGCCGACAGATGTGGCCCCACTTCAGTCTAAAATCCTGA ATCAGCAGAGGAGCTCCCAACCCAACATG GACAGAAACACTCCTTCTCAG AAGATATCCATCTGTGATGTGAAATCCACCGGAATCCTTGAGACACAATTCATTGCTGTGAAAGTTGTTCAGAAATCCGGGCTGCGCACATACAGAACCAAAGCGAAAGAGAAAAAGTGTTTATTTTATCTGGGGGTTGCAGATGAAACAGGCAGCATTAAAATGACGGCATACGGAAAAGATCACGATAAAAAATTAAAGGAGGGGAGCTCCTACTTGTTCAGGAAGCTAATACAAGATGAGTCTGGTCCTAAGGTTACCACATTTAGCATAGTATCACAGACACGTTCTGTCGATGTCCCAGAGCAGCTGGAGATGGAAGCACAGAAGCTGATTTATCCTGAGAGCGCAGTTTACTCCATTAAAGAAGCCAAATCAGCTGCTGACAGGACCGAAGTGACTGTGGAAGGAACCGTCACAGAC ATTCATCCTGTGGAAAAAGTTAATGTGAAgcacaaacaggagaaaacaaagaagCAAACTTTCCAGCTGGAAGATGAGACTGATTCCATCAGGCTCTGCATGTGGGGCGACGCCACCGAGCAGTGCAAAGGATTATCACCCGGAGATGCCATTAAGGTTTCCAACATGAAGACCAAGAAGTACTATGACAACATTTCGCTGGACTCAACTGTATACACCAGAATTGACAAG GTTCAAAGTGTCGGCACCCACAGTGCGAAGATTCAGGTTATGGGAATCATTAAAGCCACGAAGAAGGAGACTCACCTGGAGGCAGAGTTCAACCAACAGGTGCACACATTGGTTGTGGCCTCTCGACTTCTGGCAAACGCATTTGGCTTCGACCTGAAGGGAGATTTTAAAGAAAGTCTCCTTAATAAAATGCCACTCTCAGCAGATGCAGAAATACAAGGACAGAAAATTACCAAAATTACAGCTGTTGAAGAGAtgtaa